A DNA window from Thermococcus sp. 4557 contains the following coding sequences:
- a CDS encoding molybdopterin-dependent oxidoreductase, protein MPFSVCMRDCYDTCSILSELKDGRLRVKGNPEHPITAGFLCPKGALLPKWFHSEDRLKRPLVRRGERGSGSFRETSWEEAIELVAKKLRETIEEHGSESVLVYQYAGDRGVVNYAFPLRLFHYLNTSMLDYGICDRAGQEALRDVYGTAVGMDPEELKNHRLVVYWGINAFWTNLHGFTLARKYDLEIWTVDVVRTETAKRSDRFFRIRPDTDVLFALGVAKVIIEEGLYDEAFVRENVYGFEEFKNYVKTLSFDYVSTETGIAVQDIETFAREFAEKRGVIHIGYGFQRSLAGGEAVRAIAILPALIGHRFGFIYDMKTIDKSYAEGAFLRTKPAKRIPQMKLAEYIERGEIKFIYVYNSNPLTSLPNQNRLRRALIESDVFVVTHDIFLTDTALYSDVVLPANTFFERLDIADSYYHRYIALNEPVARLHGKSNSEVTRLLARALGVDSPYLYESDEEVIRKILELNGLSWEELKAKGFVKIPEGPRGWETPSGKIEFYSRMAVERGLSPFPEYRKFRGKYPLRLLTPTYRMTITSQYHNTHGMIDPNLYINPADASARGITNGDTVEVFNDNGSIRTEARLTENVPQGVVMLYKAFWVRLLGWNANFLTGDETVKKYGNGSVYHSTWVEVKKV, encoded by the coding sequence ATGCCCTTCTCCGTCTGCATGAGGGACTGCTACGACACATGCTCAATCCTGAGCGAACTCAAGGACGGCCGGCTCAGGGTTAAGGGCAACCCTGAACACCCAATAACGGCCGGTTTCCTCTGCCCCAAGGGAGCACTTCTCCCAAAATGGTTCCACTCTGAGGACAGGCTCAAAAGGCCGCTCGTTAGGAGGGGCGAGAGGGGAAGCGGGAGCTTTAGGGAGACGAGCTGGGAGGAAGCTATTGAACTCGTTGCCAAGAAGCTGAGGGAGACGATTGAGGAACATGGAAGTGAAAGCGTTCTCGTCTATCAGTACGCCGGGGACAGGGGAGTTGTGAACTACGCCTTCCCGCTGAGGCTCTTCCACTACCTGAACACATCGATGCTCGACTACGGCATCTGCGACAGGGCAGGTCAGGAGGCTTTGAGGGACGTCTACGGGACGGCAGTTGGAATGGACCCGGAGGAGCTCAAAAACCATCGATTGGTGGTCTACTGGGGAATAAACGCCTTCTGGACGAACCTGCACGGCTTCACGCTGGCGAGGAAATACGACCTCGAAATCTGGACGGTTGACGTCGTCAGAACCGAAACGGCCAAGCGCTCCGACAGGTTCTTCCGGATAAGGCCCGACACCGACGTCCTCTTCGCCCTCGGAGTTGCGAAGGTTATAATCGAGGAGGGGCTCTACGACGAAGCCTTCGTCCGCGAGAACGTTTATGGCTTTGAAGAATTCAAGAATTATGTAAAAACACTATCGTTTGATTATGTAAGCACTGAGACGGGCATTGCCGTGCAGGATATAGAGACCTTCGCTCGAGAGTTCGCCGAGAAGAGGGGAGTAATCCACATCGGCTATGGCTTTCAGCGCTCTTTAGCCGGTGGAGAAGCGGTCAGGGCGATAGCAATCCTTCCGGCCCTAATAGGTCACCGCTTCGGCTTCATCTACGACATGAAGACAATAGATAAAAGCTACGCCGAAGGCGCGTTCCTGAGGACGAAGCCGGCGAAGAGGATTCCCCAGATGAAACTCGCCGAGTACATCGAGCGGGGCGAGATAAAGTTCATCTATGTATATAACTCCAACCCACTCACGAGCCTGCCTAACCAGAACCGGCTGAGGAGAGCGCTGATTGAGAGCGACGTTTTCGTGGTCACGCATGATATCTTCCTCACCGACACGGCCCTGTACTCGGACGTTGTCCTTCCGGCGAACACATTCTTTGAGAGACTCGATATAGCGGATTCCTACTACCACCGTTACATAGCTCTAAACGAGCCGGTCGCGAGGCTTCACGGAAAGAGCAACAGCGAGGTTACGCGGCTCCTCGCGAGGGCGCTCGGGGTTGACAGCCCATACCTCTACGAGAGCGACGAGGAGGTCATAAGGAAGATTCTCGAACTCAACGGACTGAGCTGGGAAGAGCTGAAGGCAAAGGGCTTCGTTAAAATTCCGGAAGGACCGAGAGGGTGGGAGACACCGAGCGGAAAGATCGAGTTCTACTCCAGGATGGCCGTTGAAAGGGGTTTAAGCCCGTTTCCAGAGTACAGGAAGTTCAGGGGGAAGTATCCACTCCGGCTCCTCACCCCAACTTACCGGATGACGATAACGAGCCAGTACCATAACACACATGGGATGATCGACCCGAACCTCTACATCAACCCTGCCGATGCCTCGGCTCGAGGGATTACGAACGGCGATACCGTCGAGGTCTTTAACGACAACGGGAGCATCAGAACGGAGGCCAGGCTCACGGAGAACGTTCCGCAGGGGGTTGTAATGCTCTACAAGGCATTCTGGGTTAGACTCCTTGGCTGGAATGCAAACTTTCTGACGGGAGATGAAACCGTCAAAAAGTACGGGAACGGTTCTGTATACCATTCAACATGGGTCGAAGTTAAGAAAGTTTAA
- a CDS encoding DNA polymerase sliding clamp has translation MPFEIVFDGAKDFADLIATASNLIDEAAFKITEEGIGMRAMDPSRVVLIDLNLPESIFSKYEVEEEETIGINMDHFKKILKRGKNKDTLILRKGDENFLEVTFEGTAKRTFKLPLIEVEELELDLPELPFTAKVIVLGEVLKEAVKDASLVSDAMKFIASENEFIMRAEGETNEVEIKLTLEDEGLLDLEVEEDTRSAYGISYLADMIKGIGKADEVIIRFGNEMPLQMEYPIRDEGKLIFLLAPRVED, from the coding sequence ATGCCGTTCGAAATAGTTTTCGATGGTGCCAAGGATTTTGCCGATCTTATAGCCACCGCAAGCAACCTCATCGACGAGGCGGCTTTCAAGATAACCGAGGAAGGAATTGGAATGCGCGCGATGGACCCGAGCAGGGTCGTTCTCATCGACCTCAACCTCCCGGAGAGCATCTTCTCCAAGTACGAGGTGGAGGAAGAGGAAACCATCGGAATCAACATGGACCACTTCAAGAAGATACTCAAGCGCGGCAAGAACAAGGACACTCTCATCCTCAGGAAGGGTGACGAGAACTTCCTCGAGGTCACCTTCGAGGGCACGGCAAAGAGAACCTTCAAGCTCCCGCTCATCGAGGTTGAGGAGCTCGAGCTCGACCTTCCGGAGCTTCCGTTCACCGCCAAGGTCATCGTCCTCGGCGAGGTACTCAAGGAGGCCGTCAAGGACGCTTCCCTCGTCAGCGACGCCATGAAGTTCATAGCCAGTGAGAACGAGTTCATAATGCGCGCCGAGGGAGAGACCAACGAGGTCGAGATTAAGCTCACCCTTGAGGACGAGGGACTTCTCGACCTCGAGGTTGAGGAGGACACCAGGAGCGCCTACGGAATCAGCTACCTCGCGGACATGATAAAGGGCATCGGGAAGGCCGACGAGGTTATAATCCGCTTTGGCAACGAGATGCCCCTCCAGATGGAGTACCCGATAAGGGACGAGGGCAAGCTGATATTCCTCCTCGCCCCGCGCGTCGAGGACTGA
- a CDS encoding transcription factor S, which produces MKFCPKCGNLMLPDRKRKVWVCRSCGYEEPFDEEKDREKTKITQKVEHKPDEGIIVVEQDVTTLPTTKVTCPKCGNDTAYWWEMQTRAGDEPSTIFYKCTKCGHVWRAYE; this is translated from the coding sequence ATGAAGTTCTGCCCAAAGTGCGGTAACCTCATGCTCCCGGACAGGAAGAGGAAGGTATGGGTATGCCGCTCATGCGGTTATGAGGAGCCCTTTGATGAAGAGAAGGACAGGGAGAAAACAAAGATTACCCAGAAGGTCGAGCACAAGCCCGACGAGGGAATCATCGTCGTCGAGCAGGACGTCACGACCCTGCCGACCACCAAGGTCACCTGTCCGAAGTGCGGCAACGATACTGCGTACTGGTGGGAGATGCAGACGAGGGCCGGCGATGAGCCGAGCACCATATTCTACAAGTGCACCAAGTGCGGCCACGTCTGGAGGGCCTACGAGTGA
- a CDS encoding ATP-binding protein has product MFINRRAELGLLEERLRKGKAEFTVVYGRRRVGKTALLLEFLRRNSGIYLLARETSETENLKRFSQRLAEHFNDEFLAKNPFQSWDAFFEYLVQKSHERLAVVIDEFPYLVKANPALPSILQEYWDLKLSKSQIFLVICGSSVSMMEKLLGYKSPLYGRRTAQLKINPLGFFEAREFLPGYSLEEFVKAYGILGGTPAYLLEFEDSKGIEENLRNYFRPDSFLYGDARFVLMEELEEPRNYFAVMEAVAGGKTTLGEIMNETGLERGTVAKYLSILTDLGFVRREVPVTASRKSRKGRYYIADPYFAFWFRYVHPNVDLIETGQGDFLVELVMEDLNEYLGWVFEEIGREFLIRLNKKGKLPFRFTKIGRWWHKGEEIDLIALNEREKRALFVEVKWKELGEREARGILKDLERKAELVGLEGWEKSYGLIAKRVEGKEALKKETWLVWDLEELEAHNAQNTRLSE; this is encoded by the coding sequence ATGTTCATCAACAGGAGGGCCGAACTTGGCCTGCTCGAAGAGAGACTCAGAAAGGGAAAGGCCGAGTTCACAGTCGTTTACGGAAGGCGAAGGGTTGGAAAAACGGCACTCCTCCTCGAGTTCCTGAGGAGGAACAGCGGAATCTACCTCCTCGCGAGGGAAACTAGCGAAACTGAAAACCTCAAACGTTTCTCCCAGAGGCTTGCCGAGCACTTCAACGACGAGTTTCTTGCCAAAAATCCCTTCCAGAGCTGGGACGCCTTTTTCGAGTATTTGGTTCAGAAAAGCCATGAAAGACTTGCCGTCGTCATCGACGAGTTTCCATATCTCGTGAAGGCCAACCCTGCCTTGCCCTCCATCCTCCAAGAGTACTGGGATTTAAAGCTTTCCAAAAGTCAAATCTTCCTCGTAATCTGCGGGTCAAGCGTCTCAATGATGGAGAAACTGCTCGGCTACAAGAGTCCGCTCTATGGGCGGAGAACCGCTCAGCTTAAAATTAATCCGCTGGGCTTTTTCGAGGCGAGGGAGTTTCTACCGGGATACTCGCTTGAGGAGTTCGTGAAGGCCTACGGAATCCTCGGAGGGACGCCAGCTTATCTCTTAGAGTTCGAGGACTCGAAAGGCATCGAGGAAAACCTTAGGAATTATTTCCGCCCGGATTCCTTCCTGTATGGCGATGCTCGCTTCGTCCTCATGGAGGAGCTTGAAGAACCGAGGAACTACTTCGCGGTGATGGAAGCGGTGGCGGGTGGAAAGACGACGCTCGGCGAGATAATGAACGAGACGGGGCTTGAGCGCGGCACTGTTGCCAAGTACCTCAGCATTCTGACGGATCTCGGTTTTGTGAGGAGGGAAGTTCCGGTTACCGCTAGCAGGAAAAGCCGGAAGGGACGGTACTATATAGCGGACCCCTACTTTGCCTTCTGGTTCCGCTACGTCCACCCGAACGTGGATTTGATAGAGACCGGACAGGGCGATTTTTTGGTGGAGCTTGTGATGGAGGACCTGAACGAATACCTTGGCTGGGTTTTCGAGGAGATTGGGAGGGAGTTTCTAATCAGGCTTAACAAAAAGGGAAAGCTGCCTTTCAGGTTTACGAAAATAGGCAGGTGGTGGCATAAGGGCGAAGAGATTGACCTCATCGCTTTGAACGAACGGGAAAAGAGGGCTCTCTTCGTTGAGGTGAAGTGGAAGGAGCTGGGGGAGAGGGAAGCTAGAGGGATTTTGAAGGACTTGGAGCGGAAAGCAGAGCTGGTTGGGCTTGAAGGCTGGGAGAAATCCTACGGGCTGATTGCCAAGAGAGTTGAAGGGAAGGAGGCTTTAAAGAAGGAAACCTGGCTGGTATGGGATCTAGAGGAGCTCGAAGCCCACAACGCCCAGAACACAAGGCTCTCAGAATGA
- a CDS encoding immunoglobulin-like domain-containing protein produces the protein MRWKTGAGIVVLMLLLWGLTGPHFMMSPDKSTYSPGEEPKLTIRNVGLTPVYFGQGYLIYRWENGSWVGVRTPFIFIDMLYDLPPFHSWRQGVTLKYLPENESPGEPRPYPDLPPGRYRLVKEICGPFAGCRNASVEFEIKG, from the coding sequence ATGAGGTGGAAGACCGGCGCCGGAATCGTCGTCCTGATGCTCCTCCTCTGGGGACTCACCGGCCCCCACTTCATGATGAGCCCCGACAAGTCCACGTATTCCCCCGGAGAGGAGCCGAAACTGACGATAAGGAACGTCGGCCTAACGCCCGTCTACTTCGGCCAGGGCTACCTCATCTACCGGTGGGAGAACGGGAGCTGGGTTGGAGTAAGAACTCCCTTTATCTTCATCGACATGCTCTACGACCTCCCGCCGTTTCACTCCTGGAGGCAGGGCGTTACCCTGAAATACCTGCCGGAAAATGAATCCCCTGGGGAGCCCCGTCCCTACCCTGACCTTCCTCCCGGCAGGTACAGGCTCGTCAAGGAAATCTGCGGCCCTTTCGCCGGCTGTAGGAACGCGAGCGTGGAGTTCGAGATCAAAGGTTGA
- a CDS encoding immunoglobulin-like domain-containing protein — protein MNRTLAAFAVFVLLLGILYAGTRETAKNTHSDAGTALMRLDKGTYRVGEDLTLTIINTGSETLLVGASYRLYRLENGGWEELNLGFSFTGIGYTIPSGGNWSQTVPLATHVSDGARKLEPLPPGRYMITKTVIIDRGRCGGRSDEIILSAEFEVVG, from the coding sequence ATGAATCGGACCCTGGCCGCTTTCGCCGTCTTCGTTCTCCTTCTTGGAATTCTCTACGCCGGAACACGTGAGACAGCCAAAAACACACACTCCGATGCCGGAACCGCCCTCATGAGGCTCGACAAAGGCACGTATCGCGTGGGTGAGGACCTTACCCTCACAATAATCAACACCGGGAGCGAGACCTTACTCGTGGGTGCCTCGTACAGGCTCTACCGCCTAGAAAACGGAGGATGGGAAGAACTCAACCTCGGGTTCTCGTTCACTGGTATAGGCTACACGATACCTTCCGGCGGCAACTGGAGCCAAACCGTGCCCCTCGCTACACACGTTTCTGACGGTGCCAGGAAGCTTGAACCGTTGCCGCCCGGCAGGTACATGATTACGAAGACCGTCATCATCGACAGAGGGCGCTGTGGGGGCAGGAGTGACGAGATAATTCTCTCGGCGGAGTTCGAGGTGGTCGGATGA
- a CDS encoding immunoglobulin-like domain-containing protein, with protein sequence MRKIIPVLLIVLLIPVGYYLASSGNAVSDSPNGGGTSDLPPKDEPAVTTPPENPMKLDKTVYSPTDTMVITITNNGNANFTTGYAFRLYKLENGTWKEVPVNLMFIEIAVIIEPGKSWEQRVNLAHLNLEPGHYRIEKTVVVTDPVNKMSMGIEAWAEFDVRG encoded by the coding sequence GTGAGGAAGATTATTCCCGTTCTGCTGATAGTCCTTCTGATTCCGGTTGGATACTACCTTGCCTCATCGGGAAACGCCGTCAGTGACTCCCCCAACGGGGGAGGGACCTCGGACCTTCCCCCAAAGGACGAACCTGCGGTTACAACGCCCCCTGAAAACCCTATGAAGCTCGACAAGACCGTCTACTCCCCCACAGATACGATGGTCATAACGATAACTAACAACGGAAACGCCAACTTCACGACGGGCTACGCCTTCAGGCTCTATAAACTGGAGAACGGGACGTGGAAGGAGGTTCCGGTGAACCTGATGTTCATAGAGATTGCGGTCATAATAGAGCCCGGGAAGAGCTGGGAGCAGAGGGTGAACCTGGCCCACCTCAACCTCGAGCCGGGCCATTACAGGATAGAGAAAACCGTAGTGGTTACCGACCCGGTGAACAAGATGAGCATGGGGATTGAAGCGTGGGCCGAGTTCGACGTGAGGGGCTGA
- the glyA gene encoding serine hydroxymethyltransferase, whose product MAEGYKAYRDRVMDFLEDHEKWRKHTINLIASENVTSPSVTRAVASGFMHKYAEGWPRARYYQGCKYVDEVELIGVELFTKLFGSDFADLRPISGTNANQAVFFGLTQPGDKAIVLHTSHGGHISHMPFGAAGMRGLEVHTWPFDNEEFNIDVDKAEKLIRELEPKIVVFGGSLFPFPHPVKELAPVAKEVGAYVMYDGAHVLGLIAGKQFQDPLREGVDIITASTHKTFPGPQGGVIVYKRFGETEEIAKLQWAIFPGVLSNHHLHHMAGKTITAAEMLEYGEKYAAQIVKNAKALAEALAEEGFKVIGEDKGYTESHQVIVDVSDLHEAAGGWAAPLLEEAGIILNKNLLPWDPLEKVEKPSGLRIGVQEMTRVGMMEDDMKEIAHFIKRVLIDKEDPKKVERDVFYFRMNFQRVYYSFDHGLPLRE is encoded by the coding sequence ATGGCTGAAGGATACAAAGCATACCGCGACAGGGTTATGGACTTTCTTGAGGACCACGAGAAGTGGAGGAAGCACACGATAAACCTCATCGCCAGTGAAAACGTGACTTCTCCGAGCGTCACCCGCGCGGTGGCGAGCGGTTTCATGCACAAGTACGCCGAGGGCTGGCCGAGGGCCCGCTACTATCAGGGATGCAAGTACGTTGATGAGGTCGAGCTCATCGGCGTTGAGCTCTTCACCAAGCTCTTCGGAAGCGACTTCGCCGACCTGAGGCCGATTTCCGGAACCAACGCCAACCAGGCGGTCTTCTTCGGCCTCACCCAGCCGGGCGACAAGGCCATCGTTCTCCACACCAGCCACGGCGGCCACATAAGCCACATGCCCTTCGGTGCCGCCGGAATGCGCGGCCTTGAGGTCCACACCTGGCCCTTCGACAACGAGGAGTTCAACATCGACGTTGACAAGGCCGAGAAGCTCATCCGCGAGCTCGAGCCCAAGATAGTCGTCTTCGGTGGTTCGCTCTTCCCGTTCCCGCACCCGGTCAAGGAGCTCGCCCCGGTCGCCAAGGAGGTTGGCGCTTACGTCATGTACGACGGTGCCCACGTTCTCGGTCTCATCGCCGGAAAGCAGTTCCAGGACCCGCTCAGGGAGGGCGTTGACATAATCACCGCCTCGACCCACAAGACCTTCCCGGGACCGCAGGGCGGTGTCATAGTCTACAAGCGCTTCGGCGAGACCGAGGAGATAGCCAAGCTCCAGTGGGCCATCTTCCCGGGTGTCCTCAGCAACCACCACCTCCACCACATGGCCGGAAAGACCATCACCGCGGCGGAGATGCTCGAGTACGGTGAGAAGTACGCGGCCCAGATCGTCAAGAACGCCAAGGCCCTCGCCGAGGCCCTCGCCGAGGAGGGCTTCAAGGTCATCGGTGAGGACAAGGGCTACACCGAGAGCCACCAGGTCATCGTCGACGTCAGCGACCTCCACGAGGCCGCTGGAGGCTGGGCGGCTCCGCTCCTCGAGGAGGCCGGCATAATCCTCAACAAGAACCTCCTGCCCTGGGACCCGCTCGAGAAGGTCGAGAAGCCGAGCGGCCTGCGCATAGGCGTCCAGGAGATGACCCGCGTTGGAATGATGGAGGACGACATGAAGGAGATAGCGCACTTCATCAAGCGCGTCCTCATCGACAAGGAGGACCCGAAGAAGGTCGAGCGCGACGTCTTCTACTTCAGGATGAACTTCCAGAGGGTTTACTACTCCTTCGACCACGGACTCCCGCTCAGGGAGTGA
- a CDS encoding aromatic amino acid transport family protein: MPITDGTPRKKVTTSHGRYYAERQALARRKKLRRKAALIQLMRKRKGAAAIRTSTIRVEKAHISKNEALAILVGTQIGAGVLGLPYAASKVGLIPALGVLTGVMLLMLATAFIVLKFSAEMGGAQMSTIANRTLGKAGGWLMYLSIFIMSFGAILAYIAGMGSVFASLFGVTDTVGAAIFWVLASFVVYRGLEASGKTELIMSYVMLALFMGVTLMLVPHAELSNGLYTDLSGLLSITGVAIFALGCHTIIPDVYKGLGSYKETKKVIVLAFLIPTVIYAVFMAAFLLVFGKETPEIATQGLELLYGHLGRVIGNLIPLLAITTSYIGIALAQQSNTEEFVKLRKPVAWALTVVPPAAVYFAGVRNFADVLAFAGDTGDMLAFIVLPILMWVAAKLRR, from the coding sequence ATGCCCATAACGGATGGAACCCCAAGGAAAAAGGTCACCACATCACACGGAAGGTACTACGCCGAGAGGCAGGCACTGGCGAGACGGAAGAAGCTGAGGAGGAAGGCGGCACTGATACAGCTCATGAGGAAGCGAAAGGGGGCCGCGGCGATAAGGACGAGCACGATACGGGTTGAAAAGGCCCACATCTCGAAGAACGAGGCGCTGGCAATACTCGTCGGCACCCAGATAGGGGCGGGTGTTCTCGGCCTGCCCTACGCGGCGAGCAAGGTCGGCCTCATCCCAGCACTGGGGGTTCTCACGGGCGTCATGCTCCTGATGCTCGCGACGGCCTTTATCGTGCTGAAGTTCTCGGCGGAGATGGGCGGGGCGCAGATGAGTACCATCGCCAACAGGACCCTCGGAAAGGCCGGCGGCTGGCTGATGTACCTGAGCATCTTTATAATGAGCTTCGGGGCCATACTGGCGTACATTGCTGGAATGGGAAGCGTCTTCGCGAGCCTCTTTGGCGTCACCGACACAGTCGGAGCGGCGATATTCTGGGTCCTCGCATCCTTCGTCGTTTACCGCGGCCTCGAGGCGAGCGGAAAGACGGAGCTGATAATGAGCTACGTCATGCTGGCGCTCTTCATGGGCGTCACTCTGATGCTCGTCCCCCACGCCGAACTCAGCAACGGCCTCTACACCGACCTCTCGGGACTGCTCAGCATAACCGGTGTGGCGATCTTCGCCCTCGGCTGCCACACGATAATCCCCGACGTTTACAAGGGACTGGGGAGCTACAAGGAGACGAAGAAGGTCATCGTGCTGGCCTTCCTCATCCCGACGGTCATCTACGCGGTCTTCATGGCGGCCTTCCTGCTGGTCTTCGGAAAGGAGACCCCGGAGATAGCCACCCAGGGGCTCGAACTGCTCTACGGCCACCTCGGCAGAGTAATCGGCAACCTCATCCCGCTCCTCGCTATAACCACGAGCTACATAGGCATCGCACTGGCACAGCAGAGCAACACCGAGGAGTTCGTGAAGCTGAGGAAGCCCGTGGCTTGGGCCCTGACCGTCGTTCCCCCCGCCGCGGTGTACTTCGCGGGCGTCAGAAACTTCGCCGACGTGCTCGCGTTCGCGGGCGACACAGGGGACATGCTGGCGTTTATAGTGCTTCCAATCCTGATGTGGGTGGCGGCGAAGCTCCGCCGCTGA
- the cobB gene encoding NAD-dependent protein deacetylase encodes MIEEAAKLLARSRFAIAFTGAGISAESGVPTFRGFNGLWKKHRPEELATPEAFRKDPYLVWEFYRWRMGLIRKARPNRAHYALAELEEMGILKAVITQNVDDLHREAGTKNLIELHGNIFWVKCTSCGYGEYLKESGRLEEFLREKDLPKCPDCGSLLRPDVVWFGEPLPRSALDEAFRLAERADVVLVIGTSGVVYPAAYIPQIVKETGGRVIEINTEESGITPIADVFLRCPAGEAMEKLMTRIKGLV; translated from the coding sequence ATGATAGAGGAGGCTGCCAAACTCCTGGCCCGTTCAAGGTTTGCGATTGCTTTTACCGGTGCTGGAATAAGCGCTGAGAGCGGCGTTCCCACATTCAGGGGATTCAACGGCCTTTGGAAGAAGCACAGACCTGAGGAGCTCGCGACCCCGGAGGCCTTTCGAAAGGACCCATACCTCGTCTGGGAGTTCTACCGGTGGCGCATGGGCCTGATACGAAAGGCCCGACCCAACAGGGCGCATTACGCGCTGGCGGAGCTTGAGGAGATGGGTATTCTGAAGGCAGTTATAACCCAGAATGTTGACGACCTCCACCGCGAAGCGGGGACGAAAAACCTCATCGAGCTCCACGGCAACATCTTCTGGGTCAAGTGTACCTCCTGCGGTTACGGCGAGTACCTCAAGGAGAGCGGAAGGCTGGAGGAGTTTCTCCGGGAGAAAGACCTTCCCAAGTGTCCGGACTGCGGCTCCCTCCTGCGGCCGGACGTCGTGTGGTTCGGGGAACCCCTCCCGAGGAGCGCCCTCGACGAGGCCTTCAGGCTCGCCGAGAGGGCGGACGTTGTTCTGGTCATAGGCACCAGCGGCGTCGTCTATCCGGCCGCGTACATTCCACAGATAGTGAAGGAGACCGGCGGGCGGGTTATCGAGATAAACACTGAGGAGAGCGGGATAACGCCCATAGCCGACGTTTTCCTGCGCTGTCCCGCCGGCGAGGCCATGGAGAAGCTCATGACGAGGATCAAGGGGCTGGTATGA
- a CDS encoding DUF3783 domain-containing protein, with translation MGGRVLVVGFMPDEVEKLRKALSVPVFEVPEYCRDWAVSEVVDKAAELSGSSYWHLRKFVIMHAVDNETLKEVIRSVKSLNLGRVIFATTTGTSLTWKLEDLLNELMAEDEYFKAARWAREEAKKRKGPFLDIGKK, from the coding sequence ATGGGCGGCAGGGTTCTGGTTGTCGGGTTCATGCCGGACGAGGTGGAGAAACTGAGAAAAGCCCTCTCAGTTCCTGTTTTTGAGGTTCCTGAGTACTGCAGGGACTGGGCCGTGAGCGAGGTGGTTGATAAGGCGGCGGAGCTGAGCGGCTCGAGCTACTGGCACCTGAGGAAGTTCGTGATAATGCACGCTGTTGACAACGAGACCCTGAAAGAGGTAATCCGCTCCGTCAAGTCCCTCAACCTGGGCAGGGTTATCTTCGCCACGACCACCGGGACCTCGCTGACCTGGAAGCTCGAGGACCTGCTCAACGAGCTGATGGCCGAGGACGAGTACTTCAAAGCAGCGCGCTGGGCGCGCGAGGAGGCGAAGAAGCGGAAGGGGCCGTTCCTCGACATCGGGAAGAAGTGA
- a CDS encoding TIGR02253 family HAD-type hydrolase, with protein MIKVVFFDLDDTLVDTSRLAEMARRNAIENMVRHGLPVDFDTAYQELLELISEYGSNFSRHFDYLLRRLDLPSNPKWVAAGVIAYHNTKFAYLRTVKGVRRVLLDLQRAGYRLGIITDGNPIKQWEKILRLELDAYFDEVFISDYLGVKKPHRKIFEKALRKMKVEPHEAVMVGDRLYSDIYGAKQVGMKTVWFRYGKYADRELEYLEYADSTVNSLDEILDIVRGLNLEEEERSDKEVHAD; from the coding sequence ATGATAAAGGTCGTGTTCTTTGACCTGGACGACACGCTCGTGGACACGAGCAGGCTGGCCGAGATGGCGCGCCGAAACGCAATAGAGAACATGGTGCGCCATGGGCTTCCGGTTGACTTTGATACCGCCTATCAGGAGCTCCTTGAGCTGATATCCGAGTACGGGAGCAACTTCAGCAGGCACTTCGATTACCTTCTCAGGCGCCTCGACCTGCCCAGCAATCCGAAATGGGTGGCCGCCGGTGTCATAGCGTACCACAACACCAAGTTCGCGTATCTCAGGACAGTTAAGGGCGTGAGGAGGGTTCTCCTCGATCTCCAGAGGGCCGGCTACCGGCTCGGGATAATAACCGACGGCAACCCGATAAAGCAGTGGGAAAAAATCCTCCGGCTTGAGCTCGATGCGTACTTCGACGAGGTTTTCATATCGGACTACCTCGGCGTCAAGAAGCCTCACCGGAAGATATTCGAGAAGGCCCTGAGGAAGATGAAAGTGGAGCCCCATGAGGCCGTGATGGTCGGGGACAGGCTGTACTCCGATATCTACGGAGCGAAGCAGGTGGGTATGAAAACCGTGTGGTTCAGATACGGCAAATACGCCGACAGGGAGCTCGAATACCTTGAATACGCTGACTCGACCGTGAACTCTCTGGACGAGATTCTGGATATAGTCAGGGGGTTGAACCTTGAAGAGGAAGAGCGTTCAGATAAGGAAGTTCATGCTGATTGA